In Epinephelus moara isolate mb chromosome 9, YSFRI_EMoa_1.0, whole genome shotgun sequence, a genomic segment contains:
- the arid6 gene encoding AT-rich interaction domain 6, whose amino-acid sequence METQARMEMARREIREERTKEPVEELTEEQFLKDLYLFMKKRDTPIERIPNLGFKQIDLFLMFKVVRDLGGYHQVTAQQLWKQVYNTLGGNPRSTSAATCTRRHYEKLLLPYECHLTGVLVNVLPRNPLKHFHFANYSKEHVDGQRPAKRKMLSIPLHQNHHNLQSDPRESVFPLQLHYPHYYHPSHAVLPPHVPMSSSVLTPHSPPASKPLFTIPPSCLNPTDRVKEPLEQLRFLAEQYKTTSGLTEPLNLSIKASRRETNSNPTSSFTPTSSGKNPKFLNKPSPLYTPHRSQVMTDDGCETQGGDSGLGDAGYPARANEVYIVDGKAPTASSSPTYDSAQTLRTEKGATIMALKASSPKPDFTIRPKDEREGSPEVRELSVGHILPSLPRENGGKMEIEVPLSVFHNWLRLCGSSALMHEAKQLSALPPQEEHPGQRNCSDTDVLPTNLTFHINHHDQSSAAEDLRLTQRNLPSPIPTSQFTGYQHNTSQNNIPTYKPLASGGILKSAASWDVYPVDQQDNNNSYSPRAPSCWDAYDKESQTSLIQVNINSSPCSVQQDFDNENTAQAEKEKSGTGQSAVLMLNPSSNSLLHFTTEEVMKLKKIISSS is encoded by the exons ATGGAAACACAG GCACGTATGGAAATGGCACGCAGAGAGATCCGAGAGGAGAGAACCAAAGAGCCGGTGGAGGAGCTCACCGAGGAGCAGTTTCTTAAAGACCTCTACCTGTTCATGAAGAAGAGAGATACACCCATAGAGAGGATCCCAAATCTGGGCTTCAAACAAA TTGACCTGTTTCTGATGTTCAAGGTTGTCAGAGACTTGGGTGGCTACCACCAG GTGACAGCTCAGCAGCTGTGGAAACAAGTGTACAACACACTTGGAGGAAACCCACGAAGCACAAGTGCAGCCACCTGCACCCGCAGACACTATGAAAA GCTGCTCCTGCCATACGAATGCCACCTGACAGGCGTATTGGTGAATGTGTTGCCTCGTAATCCGCTAAAGCACTTCCACTTTGCCAACTACAGCAAAGAGCATGTTGATGGCCAGAGGCCAGCTAAACGCAAAATGCTATCAATACCTCTGCACCAG AACCACCATAACCTCCAGTCAGACCCACGTGAGAGTGTCTTCCCTCTGCAGCTCCACTACCCTCACTACTATCACCCAAGCCATGCAGTTCTGCCCCCACATGTCCCTATGTCCTCCTCAGTGCTGACACCGCATAGCCCCCCTGCCTCCAAACCCTTGTTCACAATCCCTCCATCTTGTCTAAACCCAACAGACAGGGTTAAGGAGCCACTGGAGCAGCTGCGATTCCTGGCAGAACAGTACAAGACCACATCTGGATTGACTGAGCCTCTGAACCTCAGCATTAAAGCATCAAGGCGGGAAACCAACAGCAACCCCACCTCATCGTTCACCCCAACTTCATCCGGCAAGAACCCAAAGTTTTTAAATAAACCCTCACCTCTGTACACTCCTCATCGATCACAGGTGATGACAGATGATGGATGTGAGACACAAGGTGGGGATTCTGGTTTAGGAGATGCAGGGTATCCTGCAAGAGCTAATGAGGTATATATTGTCGATGGCAAAGCTCCAACAGCCTCCAGCAGCCCCACATATGACTCTGCTCAGACACTGAGAACGGAGAAAGGTGCCACCATAATGGCACTAAAAGCCAGCTCTCCAAAACCAGACTTTACAATCCGGCCAAAagatgagagagaggggagtCCAGAAGTCAGGGAGCTCAGTGTCGGTCACATCCTGCCCAGCCTCCCTCGAGAGAACGGAGGCAAGATGGAAATCGAGGTACCGCTGTCTGTGTTTCATAACTGGCTCAGGCTGTGTGGATCCTCAGCCTTGATGCATGAAGCTAAGCAGCTATCTGCACTTCCTCCTCAGGAGGAACACCCTGGGCAAAGAAATTGTTCTGACACAGACGTCCTCCCTACCAACCTGACATTTCACATCAATCATCACGACCAGAGCTCAGCCGCTGAAGATCTGCGGCTGACGCAAAGGAATTTGCCAAGCCCCATACCAACCAGCCAGTTTACCGGTTATCAACACAATACAAGCCAAAATAATATCCCCACCTACAAGCCTTTGGCTTCAGGTGGTATTCTGAAAAGTGCCGCCAGCTGGGATGTCTATCCGGTTGATCAGCAGGATAATAATAACTCATACAGCCCCAGAGCCCCAAGTTGCTGGGATGCCTATGACAAAGAGTCCCAGACTTCCCTTATCCAAGTGAACATTAACTCAAGTCCCTGCTCAGTTCAGCAAGACtttgataatgaaaacacagcccAGGCAGAGAAGGAGAAGTCAGGCACGGGTCAATCAGCTGTACTAATGCTGAATCCCAGCTCCAACTCCCTGTTGCACTTCACAACTGAAGAGGTGATGAAGCTGAAGAAAATCATCTCCAGCTCATAG